One segment of Setaria viridis chromosome 4, Setaria_viridis_v4.0, whole genome shotgun sequence DNA contains the following:
- the LOC117851574 gene encoding uncharacterized protein, producing MDAAGGGAVLAGGLDEADAAFFSRRGHRCCGCFWAPPWAASSSPSPSPRTRRAEQGGDQEWWHRVGEGGGGAASSGRRRWWRRGVDALMKVREWSELVAGPRWKTFIRRFRRSSPRHGAAGGVGGGGKLNYDPLSYALNFDEGHAGGSPGGGDYAGYPPDFSARFVAPPPGSAKSSMDLGGRDAPPLFLHQAHSPRPPPAAAARG from the coding sequence atggacgccgccggcggaggcgccgtCTTGGCGGGCGGCCTCGACGAGGCGGACGCCGCCTTCTTCTCCCGGCGCGGGCAccgctgctgcggctgcttctgggcgccgccgtgggcggcttcctcctccccgtccccgtccccacGAACGCGCCGCGCGGAACAGGGGGGGGACCAGGAGTGGTGGCACCGCGTCGGggaaggcgggggcggggcggcgtcctcaggccggcgccggtggtggcggcgcggggtggACGCGCTGATGAAGGTGCGAGAGTGGTCGGAGCTGGTGGCCGGCCCGCGGTGGAAGACCTTCATCCGCCGGTTCCGCCGCAGCAGCCCGCGCCacggggccgccggcggcgttggcggcggtgGGAAGCTGAACTACGACCCGCTCAGCTACGCGCTCAACTTCGACGAGGGCCACGCCGGCGGCAGCCCCGGGGGCGGCGACTACGCGGGCTACCCGCCCGACTTCTCCGCGCGcttcgtcgcgccgccgccgggctccgCCAAGTCCTCCATGGACCTCGGCGGccgcgacgcgccgccgctgtTCCTCCACCAGGCGCActcgccgcgcccgcctcctgccgccgcggcgaggggcTGA
- the LOC117853206 gene encoding probable glutathione S-transferase DHAR2, chloroplastic, producing the protein MAILLRGTSAAAAATAGPSSTLLATTFRRARGCGRLLPAAPRLRRAFAARASAQPLEVCAKESITVPGRLGDCPFTQRVLLTIEEKHLPYDLKLVDLANKPDWLFEMNPEGKVPIVKLEDKWIADSDVITQALEEKYPEPPLATPLDKASVGSKIFSTFIGFLKSKDPSDGTEQALLDELTSFDSYLKDNGPFINGGTISAADLSLGPKLYHMEIALGHYKNWSVPDSLSHVKQYMKSIFSMDSFVKTRALPEDVIAGWRPKVMG; encoded by the exons ATGGCCATCCTCCTCCGCGgcacgtccgccgccgccgccgcgaccgcgGGCCCCTCCTCAACGCTCCTCGCCACCACCttccgccgcgcccgcggctgcgGGCGCCTCCTGCCTGCCGCACCGCGGCTCCGCCGCGCGTTCGCGGCCCGCGCCTCGGCACAGCCGCTCGAAGTCTGCGCGAAGGAGTCCATCACCGTCCCTGGCCGCCTAGGCGACT GTCCTTTCACACAAAGGGTTTTGTTGACAATTGAGGAGAAGCATCTGCCATATGATCTAAAGCTAGTTGATCTAGCTAATAAACCGGATTG GTTGTTTGAAATGAACCCAGAAGGTAAGGTGCCTATTGTGAAGCTCGAGGACAAATGGATTGCTGATTCTGATGTTATAACACAAGCATTAGAGGAGAAGTACCCTGAACCACCCTTGGCAACTCCACTGGACAAAGCTTCAGT AGGGTCAAAAATATTTTCCACCTTCATTGGTTTCCTCAAAAGCAAAGATCCGAGTGATGGAACAGAACAGGCACTACTTGATGAGCTGACTTCCTTTGATAGTTATCTAAAGGATAAT GGTCCTTTTATTAATGGTGGAACAATTTCTGCAGCTGATCTCTCTCTGGGCCCTAAACTGTATCACATGGAAATAGCTCTGGGTCACTACAAGAATTGGTCTGTTCCAGATTCACTTTCACATGTAAAACAATACATGAAG TCAATTTTCTCAATGGATTCTTTTGTAAAAACTCGAGCTTTGCCAGAGGATGTGATTGCTGGATGGCGCCCTAAAGTCATGGGTTAA
- the LOC117854271 gene encoding urea-proton symporter DUR3, with the protein MAGGAGACPPPGLGFGGEYYSVVDGVCSRDGSFFGGKPILSEAVGYAVVLGFGAFFALFTSFLVWLEKRYVGSQHTSEWFNTAGRSVKTGLIASVIVSQWTWAATILQSSNVAWQYGVSGPFWYASGATIQVLLFGVMAIEIKRKAPNAHTVCEIVRARWGGAAHAVFLVFCLTTNVIVTAMLLLGGSAVANALTGINVYAASFLIPLGVVVYTLAGGLKATFLASYIHSVVVHVVLVIFVFLVYTSSNSLGSPKVVHDHLTAVASAARDCSAPLSHSDQACGPVHGNFKGSYLTMLSSGGLVFGIINIVGNFGTVFVDNGYWMSAIAARPSSTHKGYLLGGLVWFAVPFSLATSLGLGALALDLPITAGEAAKGLVPPATATALMGKSGSVLLLTMLFMAVTSAGSAELVAVSSLCTYDIYRTYINPDATGKQILRVSRAVILAFGCLMGVLAVILNLVGVSLGWMYLAMGIIIGSAVIPIALLLLWSKANAIGAILGSISGCVLGVIVWLTVAKVQYGRVDLDSTGRNAPMLAGNLVSILLGGAVHAACSLAWPQNYDWESSRQITTVESVAADGELAEELKEERLVHAKRWIVKWGVALTAVIVVLWPVLSLPAGKYSASYFTLWAAIAIAWGTVGSAVIIFLPLVESWVTICKVCEGMFTNDAVYERLDDMNLRLKAIMGAMPEAEERYQEMQKEKGIGAMEMVHHPASGTHPSTVANDDGDDLSHA; encoded by the exons AtggctggcggcgccggcgcgtgccCTCCGCCGGGGCTGGGTTTCGGCGGGGAGTACTACTCGGTGGTGGACGGCGTGTGCAGCCGCGACGGCAGCTTCTTCGGCGGGAAGCCGATTCTGTCGGAGGCCGTCGGGTACGCCGTCGTCCTCGGCTTCGGCGCCTTCTTCGCGCTCTTCACCTCCTTCCTG GTTTGGCTAGAGAAGCGGTATGTTGGGTCGCAGCACACCTCGGAATGGTTCAACACGGCTGGCCGGAGTGTCAAGACCGGCCTCATCGCCAGCGTCATCGTCTCCCAG TGGACATGGGCAGCGACGATCCTGCAGAGCTCGAACGTGGCGTGGCAGTACGGCGTGAGCGGCCCGTTCTGGTACGCGAGCGGCGCCACCATCCAGGTGCTACTGTTCGGCGTCATGGCAATCGAGATCAAGCGCAAGGCACCCAACGCGCACACGGTCTGCGAGATCGTGCGCGCCCggtggggcggcgcggcgcacgcCGTGTTCCTGGTGTTCTGCCTCACCACCAACGTCATCGTCACGGCCATGCTGCTGCTGGGCGGCTCTGCAGTGGCCAACGCGCTCACGGGCATCAACGTCTACGCCGCCAGCTTCCTCATCCCGCTCGGCGTCGTCGTGTACACGCTCGCGGGCGGGCTCAAGGCTACCTTCCTCGCCAGCTACATCCACTCCGTCGTCGTCCACGTCGTCCTcgtcatcttcgtcttcctcgtGTACACCTCCAGCAACAGCCTTGGCAGCCCGAAGGTGGTGCACGATCACCTCACGGCCGTGGCCAGCGCGGCGCGGGACTGCTCCGCACCGCTCTCGCACTCTGACCAGGCATGCGGCCCTGTCCATGGAAACTTCAAAGGATCCTACCTCACCATGCTCAGCTCCGGGGGTCTCGTCTTCGGCATCATCAACATCGTTGGTAATTTCGGCACGGTCTTCGTCGACAAT GGTTACTGGATGAGCGCAATCGCGGCCCGGCCATCGTCGACGCACAAGGGATACCTGCTGGGCGGGCTGGTGTGGTTCGCGGTGCCCTTCTCGCTGGCCACCTCGCTTGGCCTCGGCGCGCTCGCCCTCGACCTCCCCATCACGGCAGGCGAGGCGGCCAAGGGTCTCGTCccacccgccaccgccactgcgCTCATGGGCAAGTCCGgctccgtcctcctcctcaccatGCTCTTCATGGCCGTCACCTCGGCGGGCTCGGCTGAGCTGGTGGCTGTCTCCTCCCTCTGCACCTACGACATCTACAGGACGTACATCAACCCGGACGCGACCGGCAAGCAGATTCTCCGTGTTTCCAGGGCagtcatccttgcattcggcTGCCTCATGGGCGTCCTTGCCGTCATCCTCAACCTCGTCGGCGTCTCCCTGGGATGGATGTACCTGGCCATGGGCATCATCATAGGCTCCGCCGTCATCCCCatcgcgctgctgctgctctggaGCAAGGCCAACGCCATCGGGGCCATCCTTGGCAGCATCAGCGGCTGCGTCCTCGGCGTCATCGTCTGGCTCACGGTCGCCAAAGTCCAGTACGGGCGCGTGGACCTGGACAGCACCGGGCGGAACGCGCCCATGCTGGCGGGCAACCTGGTGTCCATCCTGTTGGGCGGGGCGGTGCACGCGGCGTGCAGCCTGGCGTGGCCGCAGAACTACGACTGGGAGAGCAGCAGGCAGATCACCACGGTGGagagcgtcgccgccgacggcgagttGGCGGAGGAGCTCAAGGAGGAGCGGCTGGTGCACGCGAAGCGGTGGATCGTCAAGTGGGGCGTGGCGCTCACGGCCGTGATCGTGGTTCTGTGGCCCGTGCTGTCACTGCCGGCGGGGAAGTACAGCGCGAGCTACTTCACGCTGTGGGCGGCGATCGCGATCGCGTGGGGCACGGTCGGGTCGGCGGTGATCATCTTCCTGCCGCTGGTGGAGAGCTGGGTCACCATCTGCAAGGTGTGCGAGGGCATGTTCACCAACGACGCCGTCTACGAGCGCCTCGACGACATGAACCTGCGCCTCAAGGCTATCATGGGGGCCATGCCCGAGGCGGAGGAGCGTTACCAGGAGATGCAGAAGGAGAAGGGCATTGGCGCCATGGAGATGGTGCATCATCCGGCATCCGGCACCCACCCGTCCACGGTAGCCAATGATGACGGAGACGATCTTTCGCATGCTTAA
- the LOC117854049 gene encoding RING-H2 finger protein ATL46, translating into MAEAAASSSSSSAGSFAPRRLHGARVVRDALPYGTLAAPPPPPQPQLPPVVAQQTPGVGGGGGGGGKISPAVLFIIVILAVVFFISGLLHLLVRVLMKKQHRRGGGRGAPAAARVSGGDAGGADAALQRQLQQLFHLHDSGLDQAFIDALPVFAYREIVVGGGGDGDKEPFDCAVCLCEFDAEDRLRLLPLCGHAFHLNCIDTWLLSNSTCPLCRGVLFVPGLMGEDDTMFDFEERLEEGRLSEDCDDGFGLPGQKASGLAQTPVAEKRVFPVRLGKFKNVGTQGPVQGGNADVNASVLSRDQGESSSSSLDGRRCFSMGTYQYVLGTSELRVALQPGWNRNGAGGAMRGRPAGLSSINADIMEGKKICARNKGESFSVSKIWQWSNLKGKLPAGSDECSDAGSLPWMKRGGAADTSNI; encoded by the coding sequence ATGGCTGAAGCGGCGGCCTCTTCTTCGTCCTCGTCCGCCGGATCCTTcgcccctcgccgcctccaTGGCGCCCGCGTCGTCAGGGACGCGCTCCCGTACGGTAccctcgccgccccgccgccgccgccccagccgcaACTGCCGCCGGTGGTGGCGCAGCAGACGCCGGGCGTGggtgggggaggcggaggaggagggaagattAGCCCCGCGGTGCTCTTCATCATCGTGATTCTCGCCGTGGTGTTCTTCATCTCCGGCCTGCTCCACCTCCTGGTGCGCGTCCTCATGAAGAagcagcaccgccgcggcggcggccgaggggccccggcggcggcgcgggtctCGGGAGGggacgccggcggggcggatgcggcgctgcagcggcagctgcagcagctgtTCCACCTCCACGACTCCGGGCTGGACCAGGCCTTCATCGACGCGCTGCCCGTCTTCGCCTACCGGGAGATcgtcgtgggcggcggcggcgacggcgacaagGAGCCGTTCGACTGCGCGGTGTGCCTGTGCGAGTTCGACGCCGAGGACCGGCTCCGGCTGCTGCCGCTCTGCGGCCACGCCTTCCACCTCAACTGCATCGACACGTGGCTGCTCTCCAACTCCacctgcccgctctgccgcgGGGTGCTCTTCGTCCCGGGGCTCATGGGCGAGGACGACACCATGTTCGACTTCGAGGAGAGGCTGGAGGAAGGGAGGCTGTCGGAGGACTGCGACGACGGGTTTGGATTGCCTGGGCAGAAGGCTTCAGGGCTGGCACAGACGCCGGTGGCTGAGAAGAGGGTGTTCCCCGTGAGGCTGGGGAAGTTCAAGAATGTCGGAACACAGGGTCCCGTGCAAGGTGGCAATGCTGACGTCAATGCCAGTGTGTTGAGTAGGGATCAAggggagagcagcagcagcagcctggatGGAAGGAGATGCTTCTCCATGGGCACCTATCAGTATGTTCTTGGCACTTCTGAGCTCCGGGTAGCTCTCCAGCCTGGCTGGAATAGGAATGGCGCTGGTGGTGCGATGAGGGGAAGACCTGCTGGTTTAAGTTCAATCAATGCTGATATTATGGAGGGGAAGAAGATCTGCGCGAGGAACAAAGGGGAAAGTTTCTCCGTGTCAAAGATTTGGCAATGGTCTAATCTGAAGGGCAAGCTACCTGCTGGTTCGGATGAATGTTCGGATGCCGGGAGCCTTCCATGGATGAAGAGAGGAGGTGCCGCGGATACATCAAACATATGA